A genomic region of Barnesiella viscericola DSM 18177 contains the following coding sequences:
- a CDS encoding YfhO family protein produces MKSHRNLWALLPVLLFIVLSFVYFSPDVIEGKILFQHDTQQGLAIGHEAQVYARESGETPRWTGSLFSGMPTFQISPSYSSNTPLKALQHVYNLWLVSPVSLVFIMMLGFYILLLTLNVRWYLAAFGAIAYAFSSYFFIIIAAGHIWKFITLAYIPPTIAGVILAYRGKYLLGGALAALFGALQIMSNHVQMSYYFLFVICAVVVAYGVEHYRSHTMPRFFKATGVLVVAALLAVGANASNLYHTYKYSKESMRGGHTELTSPDADKSKPAGNGLDKEYITQWSYGKMETLTLLIPDSKGGASGPLAENERAVKAADPQLRPYLSQVDRYWGDQPFTAGPVYVGALIFFLFVLGCFIVRTPLKWALLVVTILTIMLSWGKNMMWLTDWFIDYFPMYNRFRTVSSILVVAEFCMPLLAVLALKKIFDDPSILSREKRWFYLSGGIVAGIALLAALAPGLFDTFLKDYELEAAGQPGYAELFAGIAEVRQAVFTADAWRSFIIVALGFAVLWLLCRKKLTPTVAMIALVVILVGDMYPVNKRYLNSKNFETPARKTNPFPMTDADRYILQDKDMNYRVLNAAAGETLASAFSEPRTSYYHKSIGGYHAAKLRRYQDLIDRQLVNANPAVLNMLNTRYIIQPLEDGRETVVRNPGALGNAWFVSEVKWVDNADAEMAAITDFDPSHTAVADRHFAREIGDKIVPPAVGDTIYETGYKPDELTYRYRSQQGGLAVFSEIYFPWGWQVTVDGKPVDMARVNYVLRAVNLPAGEHEVIFRFDPPSVHTTEAIAYVSLFLILAAFVGTGFVAWKRRKSVPQNS; encoded by the coding sequence ATGAAAAGTCATAGAAATCTTTGGGCCCTGTTGCCTGTATTGCTGTTTATCGTTCTGTCGTTCGTCTATTTCTCACCCGATGTCATCGAGGGGAAAATCCTGTTTCAACACGATACCCAGCAAGGGTTGGCCATTGGTCATGAAGCGCAGGTATATGCCCGGGAGAGTGGCGAGACTCCCCGGTGGACAGGCTCTTTGTTCTCGGGAATGCCCACCTTTCAGATCTCTCCCTCCTATTCGAGTAACACTCCGTTGAAGGCATTGCAGCACGTCTATAACCTGTGGCTCGTTTCGCCGGTATCGTTGGTCTTCATCATGATGCTGGGCTTCTATATCCTCCTGCTCACCCTGAATGTGCGTTGGTATCTGGCGGCCTTCGGTGCGATAGCCTATGCCTTTTCGTCCTATTTCTTCATAATCATTGCCGCCGGCCACATCTGGAAGTTTATTACCCTGGCCTATATACCGCCCACGATTGCCGGCGTGATACTGGCCTACCGGGGCAAGTATCTGCTGGGCGGTGCGCTGGCAGCCCTCTTCGGCGCCTTGCAAATCATGTCGAACCATGTGCAGATGTCCTACTATTTCCTGTTTGTAATCTGTGCCGTGGTTGTGGCCTATGGCGTGGAGCATTACCGTTCGCATACCATGCCCCGCTTTTTCAAGGCCACCGGGGTACTGGTCGTGGCTGCCCTATTGGCGGTGGGAGCCAATGCCTCGAATCTGTATCACACCTATAAATATTCCAAGGAGTCGATGCGGGGTGGCCACACCGAGTTGACCTCGCCCGATGCCGACAAGTCGAAACCGGCCGGGAACGGTCTGGACAAGGAATATATCACCCAGTGGAGCTACGGCAAGATGGAGACGCTCACCCTGCTTATCCCCGACAGCAAGGGTGGTGCCAGCGGCCCCCTTGCCGAGAACGAACGGGCGGTCAAGGCTGCCGATCCGCAACTGCGTCCTTACCTGTCGCAGGTAGACCGTTACTGGGGCGACCAACCCTTCACCGCCGGGCCGGTCTATGTGGGAGCGCTCATCTTCTTCCTCTTCGTGCTGGGCTGCTTTATCGTGCGCACGCCGCTGAAATGGGCCCTGCTTGTGGTGACCATACTCACGATTATGCTCTCGTGGGGCAAGAACATGATGTGGCTCACCGACTGGTTTATCGACTACTTCCCCATGTATAACCGGTTCCGCACCGTATCGAGCATTCTGGTGGTGGCCGAGTTCTGCATGCCGTTGCTGGCCGTGTTGGCGCTGAAAAAGATATTCGACGACCCGTCGATACTCTCGCGCGAGAAACGGTGGTTCTACCTGAGCGGAGGCATCGTAGCCGGTATCGCTCTGCTGGCGGCTCTGGCTCCCGGACTCTTCGATACCTTCTTGAAAGATTATGAACTCGAAGCAGCCGGGCAGCCCGGTTATGCCGAGTTGTTTGCTGGTATTGCCGAGGTTCGACAAGCCGTATTCACCGCCGATGCCTGGCGTTCGTTCATTATCGTGGCGCTGGGATTTGCCGTGCTGTGGCTGTTGTGTCGGAAGAAACTGACGCCGACTGTGGCAATGATAGCCCTGGTGGTGATTCTTGTCGGCGACATGTATCCGGTGAACAAGCGCTACCTCAACAGTAAAAATTTCGAGACTCCGGCCCGCAAGACCAACCCCTTCCCCATGACCGATGCCGACCGCTATATCTTGCAGGACAAGGACATGAACTATCGGGTGCTGAATGCAGCCGCCGGCGAGACGCTGGCCTCCGCATTCAGCGAGCCCCGCACCTCCTATTACCACAAGTCGATAGGTGGGTACCACGCCGCCAAACTGCGTCGTTATCAAGACCTCATCGATCGTCAGTTGGTCAATGCCAATCCGGCGGTTCTCAACATGCTCAATACCCGTTACATCATACAACCGCTTGAAGACGGCCGGGAGACCGTGGTGCGCAATCCCGGAGCGCTGGGCAACGCCTGGTTTGTCTCGGAGGTGAAGTGGGTCGACAATGCCGATGCCGAAATGGCTGCCATTACCGATTTCGACCCGTCGCACACGGCTGTGGCCGATCGCCACTTTGCCCGGGAGATTGGAGATAAGATCGTTCCCCCCGCAGTTGGCGACACCATCTACGAGACCGGTTACAAGCCCGACGAACTTACCTATCGCTATCGCTCGCAACAAGGCGGTTTAGCGGTCTTCTCCGAGATTTACTTCCCCTGGGGCTGGCAAGTGACCGTCGACGGGAAACCCGTCGATATGGCGCGTGTAAACTACGTGCTGCGGGCTGTTAATCTGCCGGCCGGCGAACATGAGGTGATATTCCGGTTCGACCCGCCGTCGGTTCACACGACCGAGGCCATTGCCTATGTGTCGCTGTTCCTGATTCTGGCAGCCTTTGTCGGGACGGGTTTCGTAGCTTGGAAGCGGCGTAAATCGGTGCCGCAAAACTCGTAA
- a CDS encoding O-methyltransferase has product MQKKFWKEYTSPMSRMRQAWGFGIHSPFAFRLITKVIREKARYYAYDDVEAIARARVVDTLQRRQKRQRRLISKSRGRLFFRLTNFFRPDNILEIGSSWGISSLYLRLAERSARLTIVEPNAEIGSFAEQIFAEAGVQADFVREPHAIALPDYLAGEHEGLYIVVNRLPKAQYRVLPQLLDPALDKPSILIIDGIRRNSAVKEWWESLIKDERVRVTVDMKNVGFVCCNPKLNKQDYQVSL; this is encoded by the coding sequence ATGCAAAAGAAGTTCTGGAAAGAATACACCTCGCCCATGAGCCGCATGCGTCAGGCATGGGGCTTCGGCATTCATTCGCCTTTTGCCTTCCGCCTCATCACGAAGGTAATCCGCGAGAAGGCCCGCTATTATGCCTACGACGATGTCGAGGCAATCGCTCGTGCCCGTGTGGTCGATACCCTTCAACGGCGGCAGAAACGGCAGCGGCGTCTCATTTCCAAGAGCCGGGGGCGTCTCTTCTTTCGGCTGACCAACTTCTTCCGTCCCGATAACATTCTCGAAATAGGCTCTTCGTGGGGCATCTCGTCGCTCTATCTGCGGTTGGCCGAGCGATCGGCCCGGTTGACGATAGTCGAGCCGAATGCCGAGATTGGCAGCTTTGCCGAACAGATTTTTGCCGAGGCCGGCGTGCAGGCCGATTTTGTGCGGGAACCTCATGCGATTGCACTTCCCGATTATCTGGCCGGTGAGCACGAAGGGCTTTATATCGTGGTCAACCGGTTGCCCAAGGCTCAGTATCGGGTGTTACCCCAATTGCTCGATCCGGCACTGGACAAGCCGTCGATACTTATTATCGATGGCATTCGTCGCAACAGCGCGGTGAAAGAGTGGTGGGAATCGCTCATCAAGGACGAGCGTGTGCGGGTGACTGTCGACATGAAAAATGTGGGGTTCGTCTGCTGCAATCCCAAGCTGAACAAGCAGGACTATCAGGTTTCTTTGTAG
- the xerD gene encoding site-specific tyrosine recombinase XerD translates to MAIVDSENLLKRFGRYLKLERGLSANTVEGYTGDVEKLVDFIQAEELDWSRVTGDDLHRFVCTLQDLGIGARSQARIISGIKSFFGFLKVEKVIDEDPSELIETPKLGVKLPDVLTVDEVDQLVALFDLSRPEDRRNRAIIETLYGCGLRVSELVGLRISDLYLSDGYIIVEGKGEKRRLVPISQNAIREIALYMDDRQQLDIKRGSEDILFLNRRGAKLTRVMVFYIVKRACEKCGIRKNVSPHTLRHTFATHLLEGGANLRAIQQMLGHESITTTELYTHLDRQFLRQEILQHHPRNQKPPINNGDK, encoded by the coding sequence ATGGCAATAGTCGATTCGGAGAATTTGTTGAAGCGCTTCGGGCGTTACCTGAAACTGGAACGAGGCCTGTCGGCCAATACGGTCGAGGGATATACCGGCGATGTGGAGAAACTGGTTGACTTTATTCAGGCCGAGGAGCTCGATTGGAGTCGGGTGACCGGTGACGATCTGCACCGGTTTGTCTGCACGTTGCAGGATTTGGGTATCGGTGCCCGGTCGCAAGCCCGCATAATCTCGGGTATCAAATCGTTTTTCGGCTTTTTGAAAGTCGAGAAGGTAATCGACGAGGATCCGTCGGAGCTCATCGAGACTCCCAAACTGGGCGTGAAGTTGCCCGATGTACTCACGGTCGATGAGGTGGACCAGCTGGTCGCCTTGTTTGACCTGTCGCGCCCCGAGGACCGGCGCAACCGGGCCATTATCGAAACCCTGTACGGGTGTGGACTGCGGGTGTCGGAGCTGGTGGGGCTGCGCATTTCGGACCTCTATTTGTCCGACGGATATATTATTGTGGAGGGTAAGGGCGAGAAGCGTCGGCTGGTACCCATCTCACAAAATGCCATACGCGAAATAGCCCTCTACATGGACGATCGGCAGCAACTCGACATCAAGCGAGGCAGCGAAGATATTCTGTTTTTAAACCGTAGGGGAGCCAAACTGACCCGCGTCATGGTGTTTTACATCGTGAAACGGGCCTGCGAAAAGTGTGGCATACGAAAGAATGTAAGTCCTCATACCCTGCGACATACCTTCGCCACCCATCTGCTTGAAGGGGGAGCCAACCTGCGGGCTATCCAGCAGATGCTGGGGCATGAAAGTATCACGACCACAGAACTATACACGCATCTCGACCGGCAATTCCTGCGGCAGGAAATCCTGCAACACCACCCTCGGAATCAGAAACCCCCGATAAATAATGGGGACAAATAA
- a CDS encoding HIT family protein, with the protein MATIFSRIVAGEIPCYKVAEDENYFAFLDINPVAKGHTLVIPKQEVDYIFDLDDEAYVGLTRFAKRVAWALEKAVPCKRVGVAVMGLEVPHTHIHLVPINQESDMNFFRDKLSLDAAEMQAIADAIAREMK; encoded by the coding sequence ATGGCAACTATATTCAGTCGTATCGTAGCCGGTGAAATTCCGTGCTACAAAGTAGCCGAGGACGAGAACTATTTTGCCTTCCTCGACATCAACCCCGTAGCCAAGGGCCACACGCTGGTCATTCCCAAGCAGGAGGTCGATTACATTTTCGATTTGGACGACGAGGCCTACGTGGGTCTCACCCGCTTTGCCAAACGGGTGGCCTGGGCGCTCGAAAAGGCCGTGCCCTGTAAGCGTGTGGGTGTGGCCGTGATGGGGCTCGAAGTGCCGCATACGCATATTCACCTTGTGCCTATCAACCAAGAGTCCGACATGAATTTCTTCCGCGACAAGCTGTCGCTCGATGCGGCCGAAATGCAGGCCATCGCCGATGCTATTGCCCGCGAAATGAAATAG
- a CDS encoding FtsX-like permease family protein, with protein sequence MSRLSRKIAWRYLFSKKSHSAINAISIVSVCGVAITTLALICTLSVYNGFTQLIGSLYSQIDPQIKITPREGKTLDTEAPEIKQIASWPEVSVFSPVVEDNALCLYKDRQRAVLVKGVPDNYTQLSHIQELVTSGHFQLNDGRIDYVSLGIGVAGQLGISNNSPYPVELYTPNRLGRVNLANPAQSFSSRRFFVASTFCSNQAIYDDQLAILPLATAREMFSYTTEATAIELRLAPGFSENQVAQKLKTALGDTYRVATHIEQNDWYKWVQIEKWITFLILSFILMIATFNVIGALSMLIIDKKRDIATLQNLGADDRLISRIFLAEGWLISAIGAGSGLILGVILCYLQQEYGLLKLGSTEGMFITDAYPVRLELFDTLAVTAIVLVLGFVTAWYPAKFLRKRLLAEKSNRE encoded by the coding sequence ATGAGCAGGCTCTCCCGCAAAATTGCCTGGCGTTACCTCTTTTCCAAGAAGTCGCACAGTGCCATCAATGCCATATCGATTGTCTCGGTGTGCGGGGTAGCTATTACCACGCTGGCACTCATCTGCACCCTGTCGGTCTACAACGGCTTCACCCAACTCATCGGGTCGCTCTACTCCCAGATTGACCCGCAAATCAAGATTACACCGCGTGAGGGGAAAACACTCGACACCGAGGCTCCCGAAATCAAGCAGATTGCCTCGTGGCCCGAGGTGAGCGTGTTCTCGCCCGTGGTCGAGGACAACGCACTGTGCCTCTACAAAGACCGCCAACGGGCCGTACTGGTGAAGGGGGTACCCGACAACTACACCCAGCTGTCGCACATACAGGAGCTCGTCACCAGCGGCCACTTCCAGCTCAACGACGGCCGCATCGACTACGTGTCGTTGGGCATCGGGGTAGCCGGACAACTGGGCATCTCGAACAACTCGCCCTACCCCGTCGAGCTTTATACGCCCAACCGGCTGGGACGGGTCAATCTGGCCAATCCGGCCCAGTCGTTCAGCAGCCGGCGATTCTTCGTCGCCTCGACCTTCTGCTCCAATCAGGCCATCTACGACGACCAGCTGGCTATCCTGCCGCTGGCTACCGCCCGCGAAATGTTCAGCTATACCACCGAGGCAACGGCCATCGAGCTGCGGCTCGCTCCCGGATTCAGCGAAAACCAGGTAGCCCAGAAGTTGAAAACGGCGTTGGGCGACACTTACCGCGTGGCTACCCACATCGAGCAGAACGACTGGTACAAATGGGTACAGATCGAGAAGTGGATTACCTTCCTCATACTCTCGTTTATCCTCATGATTGCCACCTTCAACGTGATAGGGGCCCTATCGATGCTCATCATCGACAAGAAGCGCGACATCGCCACCCTGCAAAACCTGGGAGCCGACGACCGCCTCATCTCGCGCATCTTCCTGGCCGAAGGGTGGCTCATCTCGGCCATCGGTGCCGGTTCGGGACTTATCCTGGGCGTGATACTCTGCTACCTGCAACAGGAGTACGGACTACTGAAACTGGGCAGCACCGAGGGCATGTTCATCACCGATGCCTACCCCGTGCGACTCGAACTGTTCGACACGCTGGCCGTCACAGCCATCGTTCTCGTGCTGGGCTTCGTCACCGCCTGGTATCCGGCCAAGTTCCTGCGCAAGCGGCTGCTGGCCGAGAAATCGAACCGGGAATAG
- the pyk gene encoding pyruvate kinase has protein sequence MSKYTKIVATISDSRCDVDFIKQLYDNGMNVVRMNSAHLQEEGFRKIIDNVRAVSNKIAILMDTKGPEVRTTALAGDSNLQFSTGDLVRITGREGTLTGNGYIGVNYPFFAQDLDEGSHILIDDGELEFVVRGKENGDLLCESLNNGELGARKSVNVPGVRINLPSLTERDIRNIHYAIKQDIDFIAHSFVRSKQDVLDIQAILDEYKSPIKIIAKIENQEGVDNIDEILEAAYGVMVARGDLGIEVPQEKIPGIQARLIKKCIQAKKPVIVATQMLHSMIKNPRPTRAEVTDIANAIYQHTDALMLSGETAYGKYPVEAVATMARVAEEAEQNKLSESNIRVVSPDEPDVTSFLAKQAVKTFNKLGTKAIITDSYTGRTARYVAAYRGRYPVLAICYYERTIRLLALSYGVFPLYQERTRTSREYLFNGLNHLMEQHLIDRDDLIAYLGGGFGEGKGTTFLEINRIGDVLDNFNHYTLPNIEDPEA, from the coding sequence ATGTCCAAATACACCAAAATAGTAGCCACTATCTCCGACTCGCGTTGCGATGTCGACTTTATCAAGCAACTCTACGACAACGGCATGAATGTCGTGCGCATGAACTCGGCCCACTTGCAGGAAGAGGGATTCCGCAAAATCATCGACAACGTGCGTGCCGTCTCCAACAAAATAGCCATCTTGATGGACACCAAGGGTCCCGAGGTGCGCACCACGGCTCTCGCAGGCGACAGCAACCTGCAATTCTCGACCGGCGATCTCGTGCGCATTACCGGCCGGGAGGGCACCCTCACCGGCAACGGGTATATCGGGGTCAACTATCCCTTCTTTGCCCAGGACCTCGACGAAGGCAGCCATATTCTCATCGACGACGGCGAACTTGAATTTGTAGTACGGGGTAAAGAGAACGGCGACCTGCTGTGCGAATCGCTCAATAATGGCGAGCTGGGGGCCCGCAAGAGTGTCAACGTGCCGGGCGTGCGCATCAACCTCCCCTCGCTCACCGAGCGCGACATTCGCAACATTCACTATGCCATCAAGCAGGACATCGACTTTATCGCCCACTCCTTCGTGCGCAGCAAACAAGATGTACTTGACATACAGGCCATTCTCGACGAGTACAAAAGTCCCATCAAGATTATTGCCAAAATCGAGAACCAGGAGGGTGTCGACAACATCGACGAGATACTCGAAGCCGCATACGGCGTAATGGTGGCCCGTGGCGACCTGGGCATCGAGGTGCCTCAGGAGAAGATTCCCGGCATACAGGCCCGCCTTATCAAGAAGTGTATCCAGGCCAAGAAACCGGTTATCGTCGCTACCCAGATGCTCCACTCGATGATCAAGAATCCCCGGCCTACACGCGCCGAGGTGACCGATATTGCCAACGCCATCTACCAGCACACCGATGCGCTGATGCTCAGCGGCGAGACAGCCTACGGCAAATACCCCGTCGAAGCAGTGGCCACCATGGCCCGCGTAGCCGAAGAGGCTGAACAGAACAAACTCTCCGAGAGCAACATACGGGTTGTTTCGCCCGACGAGCCCGATGTAACCTCGTTCCTAGCCAAACAGGCTGTAAAGACCTTCAACAAGCTGGGTACGAAAGCCATCATCACCGACAGCTATACCGGCCGCACCGCCCGCTACGTGGCTGCCTACCGGGGCCGCTACCCGGTACTGGCCATCTGCTACTACGAGCGCACGATACGGCTGCTGGCTCTCTCGTACGGCGTGTTCCCGCTCTACCAGGAGCGTACCCGCACCTCGCGCGAATACCTGTTCAACGGGTTGAACCACCTCATGGAGCAGCACCTCATCGACCGCGACGACCTCATCGCCTACCTGGGCGGAGGCTTCGGCGAAGGGAAAGGGACCACATTCCTGGAAATCAACCGCATAGGCGACGTGCTCGACAACTTCAACCACTATACGTTACCCAACATAGAAGACCCGGAAGCATGA
- a CDS encoding tetratricopeptide repeat protein, translating to MIKKIYLPLMVLMTLAFVGCNKDMKPLSADYFTVTPSPLEVVGGQVPATVTGTFPEKYFDKKSVVTVTPYLVYADGETAGTPFVYQGEKVEGNNQAISYKMGGVVSMPVNFKYIPAMRKSELQLAFKVERGNKTYELPRVTVAEGVVSTAEIANVQELNPAITPDKFQRIIKETYSADIMFLIQQANLRAEQLKSEKMNALHNEINAAAEAPNKELTNINISSYASPDGGVKLNTTLAENREKNTVDYMKKSLKKNKIEADMTAEFTAQDWEGFQELVSKSNIQDKELILNVLSMYSDPEQREREIKNMSSVFEVLAEEILPQLRYSRITASVNVIGKSDEEISKLAQENPDSLSVDELLYAATLVKTNKEKADIYAKVVEIYPNDYRGYNNLGMVQYEEGDLAAAKANFDKAARIAPNTPEVAMNQGLIALSNSDYAAAEQAFGKSAGVNELNEALGVFYMKKGDYNAAVKAFGDVKSNNAALAQILVKDYSKAKATLAGVETPNANTYYLMAVLGARTNNEQMVVSNLKKSISMDSAKAQQAATDLEFAKFDISSLVK from the coding sequence ATGATCAAGAAAATCTATCTTCCCCTCATGGTGCTCATGACATTGGCATTTGTAGGGTGTAACAAAGACATGAAGCCGTTGTCGGCCGATTATTTTACGGTGACCCCTTCTCCTCTTGAAGTAGTAGGTGGCCAAGTTCCTGCAACCGTTACCGGAACTTTCCCCGAAAAGTATTTCGACAAAAAATCGGTAGTAACCGTAACTCCGTATTTGGTTTATGCCGATGGTGAAACTGCCGGAACTCCGTTTGTTTACCAAGGGGAAAAGGTAGAAGGCAACAACCAGGCCATTTCTTACAAAATGGGTGGTGTTGTTTCCATGCCGGTTAATTTCAAATACATTCCCGCTATGCGGAAATCGGAATTGCAACTCGCTTTCAAAGTAGAGAGAGGCAACAAAACGTATGAGCTCCCCCGTGTAACGGTAGCCGAAGGTGTTGTTTCGACCGCCGAGATCGCCAACGTTCAAGAGTTGAATCCCGCTATCACGCCCGATAAGTTCCAACGCATCATCAAAGAGACTTATTCGGCCGACATCATGTTCCTTATCCAACAAGCCAACCTGCGCGCCGAGCAATTGAAATCGGAGAAGATGAACGCTCTTCACAACGAAATCAATGCCGCTGCCGAGGCTCCCAACAAGGAACTGACCAACATCAACATCTCTTCGTATGCTTCGCCCGATGGTGGTGTTAAACTCAATACCACGCTGGCCGAGAACCGTGAGAAAAATACGGTTGACTACATGAAGAAGAGCTTGAAGAAAAACAAAATCGAGGCCGACATGACCGCCGAGTTTACGGCTCAAGACTGGGAAGGCTTCCAGGAATTGGTTTCGAAATCGAATATCCAAGACAAAGAATTGATCCTGAACGTTCTTTCGATGTACTCCGATCCCGAACAACGTGAGCGTGAAATCAAGAACATGTCGTCGGTATTTGAAGTACTGGCCGAGGAAATCCTCCCGCAACTGCGTTATTCGAGAATCACGGCTTCGGTTAACGTAATCGGTAAATCGGACGAAGAAATCTCGAAACTGGCTCAGGAAAATCCCGACTCTCTCTCGGTTGACGAATTGCTCTATGCCGCTACGTTGGTAAAGACCAATAAAGAGAAAGCCGACATCTACGCCAAAGTGGTAGAAATCTATCCTAACGACTACCGTGGTTACAACAACTTGGGTATGGTTCAATACGAAGAAGGTGACCTTGCCGCTGCCAAAGCTAACTTTGACAAGGCTGCTCGCATCGCTCCCAACACTCCCGAGGTTGCTATGAACCAAGGCCTTATCGCCCTCTCCAATAGCGACTATGCTGCTGCTGAGCAAGCCTTCGGCAAATCGGCCGGTGTAAACGAACTTAACGAAGCTCTGGGTGTATTCTACATGAAGAAAGGCGACTACAACGCTGCTGTAAAAGCCTTCGGCGATGTAAAATCGAACAACGCTGCTCTGGCTCAAATCTTGGTTAAAGATTACAGCAAGGCAAAAGCTACGTTGGCCGGTGTTGAAACGCCCAATGCAAATACCTACTACTTGATGGCTGTTCTGGGTGCCCGCACCAACAACGAACAAATGGTTGTTTCCAACTTGAAGAAATCGATCAGCATGGATTCTGCCAAAGCTCAACAAGCCGCTACCGATCTTGAATTTGCCAAATTCGACATCTCTTCGCTTGTAAAATAA
- the aroQ gene encoding type II 3-dehydroquinate dehydratase: MNILIINGPNLNLLGKREKTIYGERSFDDFLEELRRRYPEHRIDYFQSNIEGVLIDKIQEAGYACDGIVLNAGAYTHTSIALGDAIRAVPAPVVEVHISNIHAREEYRHRSMIAAAAAGSIIGFGLDSYRLAIEALIEKQR; the protein is encoded by the coding sequence ATGAATATACTCATTATCAACGGGCCCAATCTCAATCTGTTGGGCAAACGGGAAAAGACCATCTACGGGGAGAGAAGTTTCGACGACTTTCTCGAGGAGTTGCGTCGGCGCTATCCCGAGCATCGCATCGACTATTTCCAGTCCAATATCGAGGGAGTACTCATCGACAAGATCCAAGAGGCCGGGTATGCGTGCGACGGCATCGTGCTCAATGCCGGTGCCTACACCCACACCTCCATCGCCCTGGGCGATGCCATACGAGCCGTGCCTGCTCCCGTCGTCGAGGTGCACATCTCCAACATTCACGCCCGTGAAGAGTATCGACATCGCTCCATGATTGCGGCTGCCGCGGCCGGCTCGATTATCGGGTTCGGACTCGACTCCTATCGGCTGGCCATCGAGGCCCTCATCGAAAAACAACGATAA
- a CDS encoding O-methyltransferase gives MTPELEEYILTHIDKEDELLANLDRDTHLYHLRPRMVSGHLQGRILKMFCRMIRPKRILELGTFTGYSALCLAEGLCEGGEVHTIEIDDEIEDFTRSHLARSPYGNRIKLLIGDAVDIVPTLTDTYDIVFIDANKRDYLKYYELVLPKVRPEGFILADNTLWDGKVVTDPHSRDAQTVGIEQFNDFVATDNRVEKVILPLRDGLTILWKKP, from the coding sequence ATGACTCCCGAACTGGAAGAATACATATTGACCCACATCGACAAGGAGGACGAACTGCTTGCCAACCTCGACCGGGATACCCACCTGTATCACCTGCGACCCCGCATGGTGTCGGGTCACCTGCAAGGACGCATTCTCAAAATGTTCTGCCGCATGATTCGGCCCAAGCGCATACTCGAACTGGGTACCTTCACCGGCTACTCGGCCCTCTGCCTGGCCGAAGGGTTGTGCGAGGGAGGCGAGGTCCACACCATCGAAATCGACGACGAAATCGAGGACTTCACCCGCAGCCACCTGGCCCGGTCGCCCTATGGCAACCGCATCAAGCTGCTGATAGGCGATGCCGTCGATATTGTGCCGACGCTCACCGATACCTACGACATTGTCTTTATCGACGCCAACAAGCGCGACTACCTCAAATACTACGAACTGGTGTTGCCCAAGGTTCGCCCCGAGGGTTTTATCCTGGCCGACAACACCCTGTGGGACGGCAAGGTGGTGACCGACCCCCACAGCCGCGACGCCCAGACGGTGGGCATCGAGCAGTTCAACGATTTCGTAGCCACCGACAACCGGGTAGAGAAGGTGATTCTGCCCCTGCGCGACGGACTCACCATCTTGTGGAAAAAACCCTGA
- the rbfA gene encoding 30S ribosome-binding factor RbfA, with protein METTRQNKISRLLQKELSDIFLAETRKTHGIIVSVSVVRVSPDLSTAKAYLSIFPPEKGAEMIANINANAKTIRYELSQRVRYQLRKTPELSFFLDDSLDYIENIDALLKK; from the coding sequence ATGGAAACAACTCGTCAGAACAAAATAAGCCGCCTGCTGCAAAAGGAGCTGAGCGACATATTCCTGGCCGAAACCCGCAAGACTCACGGCATCATCGTCTCGGTGAGCGTGGTGCGTGTAAGCCCCGACCTGAGCACGGCCAAAGCCTACCTGAGCATCTTCCCACCCGAAAAAGGGGCCGAGATGATTGCCAACATCAACGCCAACGCCAAAACCATTCGCTACGAACTGTCGCAACGGGTGCGTTACCAACTGCGCAAGACGCCCGAACTCTCGTTCTTCCTCGACGATTCGCTCGACTACATCGAGAACATCGACGCGCTGCTAAAAAAATAA